A stretch of Equus caballus isolate H_3958 breed thoroughbred chromosome 11, TB-T2T, whole genome shotgun sequence DNA encodes these proteins:
- the KRT16 gene encoding keratin, type I cytoskeletal 16, with translation MTSCSRQFTSSSSMKGSCGIGGGSSRMSSVLAGGSCRAPSAYGGGMSVSSSRYSSMGACGLGGGYGGGFSSSSFGGALGGGFGGGYGGGLGAGFGAGFGAGFGGGDGGLLSGNEKITMQNLNDRLASYLDKVRALEEANTDLEVKIRDWYQRQRPTEAKDYSPYFRTIEDLRNKIIAATIENAQPILQIDNARLAADDFRTKYEHELTLRQSVEADINGLRRVLDELTLARTDLEMQIESLKEELAYMRKNHEEEMLALRGQTGGDVNVEMDAAPGVDLSRILNEMRDQYEQMAEKNRRDVEAWFLSKTEELNKEVASNSELVQTSRSEVTELRRVFQGLEIELQSQLSMKASLENSLEETKGRYCMQLAQIQGLISSVEEQLAQLRCEMEQQSQEYQILLDVKTRLEQEIATYRRLLEGEDAHLSSQHMSSQSYSSRDVISSSSSSSGRQTRSILKEMDSSSFSQGQNSKH, from the exons ATGACCTCCTGCAGCCGCCAGTTCACCTCCTCCAGCTCCATGAAGGGCTCCTGTGGCATCGGTGGTGGCTCCAGCCGCATGTCCTCTGTCCTGGCCGGAGGGTCCTGCCGGGCCCCCAGCGCCTACGGGGGCGGCATGTCGGTCTCCTCCAGCCGCTACTCCTCCATGGGAGCCTGCGGACTGGGGGGCGGCTATGGCGGCGgcttcagcagcagcagctttgGTGGAGCTCTGGGTGGCGGCTTCGGTGGAGGATATGGTGGTGGCCTTGGTGCTGGCTTTGGTGCTGGCTTTGGTGCTGGctttggtggtggtgatggtggcctCCTCTCTGGCAATGAGAAGATCACGATGCAGAACCTCAACGACCGCCTGGCCTCCTACCTGGACAAGGTGCGCGCCCTGGAGGAGGCCAACACCGACCTGGAGGTGAAGATCCGCGACTGGTACCAGAGGCAGCGGCCCACTGAGGCCAAGGACTACAGCCCCTACTTCAGGACCATTGAGGACCTGAGGAACAAG ATCATTGCGGCCACCATTGAGAATGCTCAGCCCATTCTGCAGATCGACAATGCCAGGCTGGCGGCGGATGACTTCAGGACCAA GTATGAGCACGAGCTGACCCTGCGCCAGAGCGTGGAGGCCGACATCAACGGCCTGCGCAGGGTGCTGGACGAGCTGACCCTGGCCAGGACGGACCTGGAGATGCAGATCGAGAGCCTGAAGGAGGAGCTGGCCTACATGAGGAAGAATCACGAAGAG GAGATGCTTGCCCTGCGGGGTCAGACCGGTGGGGACGTCAACGTGGAGATGGATGCTGCACCTGGTGTGGACCTGAGCCGCATCCTGAACGAGATGCGCGACCAGTATGAGCAGATGGCGGAGAAGAACCGCAGAGACGTCGAGGCCTGGTTCCTGAGCAAG ACAGAGGAGCTGAACAAAGAAGTGGCCTCCAACAGTGAGCTGGTGCAGACCAGCCGCAGTGAGGTGACTGAGCTGCGGAGGGTGTTCCAGGGCCTGGAGATCGAGCTGCAGTCCCAGCTCAGCATG AAAGCATCCCTGGAGAACAGCCTGGAGGAGACCAAAGGCCGCTACTGCATGCAGCTGGCCCAGATCCAGGGGCTGATCAGCAGCGTGGAGGAGCAGCTGGCCCAGCTGCGCTGCGAGATGGAGCAGCAGAGTCAAGAGTACCAGATCCTGCTGGACGTGAAGACGCGGCTGGAGCAGGAGATCGCCACCTACCGCCGCCTGCTGGAGGGAGAAGATGCCCA CCTCTCCTCCCAGCACATGTCCAGCCAATCCTATTCTTCCCGCGATG TTATCTCCTCTTCCTCGTCATCCTCCGGTCGCCAGACCCGGTCCATCCTCAAGGAGATGGACTCTTCCAGTTTCAGCCAGGGCCAGAACTCCAAGCACTGA